From Caulobacter segnis, a single genomic window includes:
- a CDS encoding amidohydrolase: MKLTALKLALLSASMATGVLATQAYAAPLSDAARAQILKAVDADAPQIQDAALKIWGFAEVGYQEVKSSTLLQGQLKTAGFDVKAGVAGEPTAFVASFKNGAGPVIAVLAEFDALPGLAQTADPVKTGIPGQIAGHGCGHNLFGAASVGAAVALKDWMVKNNIKGELRVYGTPAEEGGSGKVYFVRDGLFNDVDATLHWHPANANSAVQGVSMANISGKFRFHGVSAHAAGAPEKGRSALDGVEIMDVATNFLREHVPDKTRIHYVITAGGTAPNVVPDFAEVYYYVRHPDPAVVKDVWSRVEKAAEGAALATGTTVDKEITGGVYALLPNDTLGRVMDANLRKVGGITWTPEEVAFAKKMQTTLVNPPSIDTVKTIEPYKIELEGGGGSTDVSDISWVTPTVGLGTATFVPGSAGHSWQNVAAAGSSIGVKGAVNAAKTLALTGADLFSNPDIVKKAKAELNERRGPNFTYKAMLGDRPPALDYRKPASAARE; this comes from the coding sequence ATGAAGCTCACCGCCCTGAAGCTCGCCCTCCTGTCCGCCAGCATGGCGACGGGTGTTCTGGCGACCCAGGCCTACGCCGCGCCGCTCAGCGACGCCGCCCGCGCCCAGATCCTCAAGGCCGTCGACGCCGACGCCCCGCAGATCCAGGACGCGGCCCTGAAGATCTGGGGCTTCGCCGAGGTCGGCTATCAGGAAGTGAAGAGTTCGACCCTGTTGCAGGGCCAACTGAAGACGGCCGGCTTCGACGTGAAGGCCGGCGTCGCGGGCGAGCCGACCGCTTTCGTGGCCAGCTTCAAGAACGGCGCGGGCCCGGTCATCGCCGTGCTCGCGGAGTTCGACGCCCTGCCCGGCCTGGCCCAGACCGCCGATCCGGTGAAGACCGGCATCCCCGGCCAGATCGCCGGCCACGGCTGCGGCCACAACCTGTTCGGCGCCGCCTCGGTCGGCGCGGCCGTCGCCCTCAAGGACTGGATGGTCAAGAACAACATCAAGGGCGAGCTGCGCGTCTACGGCACGCCCGCCGAGGAAGGCGGCTCGGGCAAGGTCTATTTCGTCCGCGACGGCCTGTTCAACGACGTCGACGCCACCCTGCACTGGCACCCGGCCAACGCGAACTCGGCCGTCCAGGGCGTGTCGATGGCCAATATCAGCGGCAAGTTCCGCTTCCACGGCGTCTCTGCCCACGCCGCCGGCGCGCCGGAAAAGGGCCGCTCGGCCCTGGACGGCGTCGAGATCATGGACGTGGCCACCAACTTCCTGCGCGAGCATGTCCCGGACAAGACCCGCATCCACTACGTGATCACCGCCGGCGGCACCGCCCCGAACGTCGTGCCCGACTTCGCCGAGGTCTACTACTACGTCCGCCACCCCGACCCGGCCGTGGTCAAGGACGTCTGGTCGCGGGTCGAGAAGGCGGCCGAAGGCGCGGCCCTGGCCACCGGCACGACCGTGGACAAAGAGATCACCGGCGGCGTCTACGCCCTGCTGCCCAACGACACCCTGGGCCGGGTGATGGACGCCAACCTGCGCAAAGTCGGCGGCATCACCTGGACGCCGGAAGAGGTCGCCTTCGCCAAGAAGATGCAGACCACCCTGGTCAATCCGCCGTCGATCGACACGGTCAAGACCATCGAGCCCTACAAGATCGAGCTGGAAGGCGGCGGCGGCTCGACCGACGTCTCCGACATCAGCTGGGTGACCCCGACCGTCGGCCTGGGCACGGCGACCTTCGTCCCCGGCTCGGCCGGTCACAGCTGGCAGAACGTGGCCGCCGCCGGCTCGTCGATCGGCGTGAAGGGCGCGGTCAACGCCGCCAAGACCCTGGCCCTGACCGGCGCGGACCTGTTCTCCAACCCCGACATCGTCAAGAAGGCCAAGGCCGAGTTGAACGAGCGTCGTGGCCCCAACTTCACCTACAAGGCCATGCTGGGCGACCGCCCGCCGGCCCTCGACTACCGCAAGCCCGCCTCGGCGGCGCGCGAATAA
- a CDS encoding helix-turn-helix domain-containing protein translates to MRRDVWPLDAKIQPDAFQLYRQGCAHLFDITLLSPEETFFNRLEGYNLGPLVLAHCQGVPQRFERKLSHIMVDAADTVMAVLELEGGDWRGDYDGRAAGGHMGQIRFIDMTRPFAMSTGAYSSLYVMTSRAQLDGCGDLDFHGLVVSEDSISGRLLGSHLRALLEVVDRMTVREAETAAKAVLALLAGAILAHAEPASGGPRPIEKMLLASGRQFIEQRLDDVELSPESVRGHLGVSRSLLYRVFEPLGGVSAFIQSRRLDQAFDAILQDRAEQHTLGEVAYRHGFRSDAHFSRAFRGRFGVTPGRLRRLGEAARQEGLSALERPDDVWAWLRGL, encoded by the coding sequence TTGCGTAGAGACGTTTGGCCCCTGGACGCCAAGATCCAGCCGGACGCCTTCCAGCTCTATCGCCAGGGCTGCGCGCATCTCTTCGACATCACGCTGCTGTCGCCCGAGGAGACGTTCTTCAACCGTCTCGAAGGCTATAACCTAGGCCCGCTGGTGCTGGCCCACTGCCAGGGCGTGCCGCAGCGGTTCGAGCGCAAGCTCTCCCACATCATGGTCGACGCCGCCGATACGGTGATGGCGGTCCTGGAGCTGGAAGGCGGCGACTGGCGCGGCGACTACGATGGACGCGCGGCCGGTGGTCACATGGGCCAGATCCGATTCATCGACATGACCCGCCCCTTCGCCATGTCGACCGGCGCCTACAGCTCGCTATACGTCATGACCTCGCGCGCCCAGCTGGACGGCTGCGGCGATCTGGACTTCCACGGCCTGGTGGTCTCGGAGGACAGCATCAGCGGCCGCCTCCTGGGATCGCACCTCCGCGCGCTCCTCGAGGTCGTCGACCGCATGACCGTGCGTGAGGCCGAGACCGCCGCCAAGGCGGTCCTGGCCCTGCTCGCCGGCGCGATTCTGGCCCACGCCGAACCCGCCTCGGGCGGTCCCCGGCCGATCGAGAAAATGCTGCTCGCCTCGGGACGCCAGTTCATCGAGCAGCGCCTGGACGACGTCGAGCTCTCGCCCGAATCCGTCCGTGGCCATCTGGGGGTGTCGCGCAGCCTGCTCTACAGGGTGTTCGAGCCTCTGGGCGGCGTCAGCGCCTTCATCCAGAGCCGCCGGCTCGACCAAGCCTTCGACGCCATTCTCCAGGACCGCGCCGAACAGCACACCCTGGGCGAGGTCGCCTATCGGCACGGCTTTCGCTCGGACGCCCACTTCAGCCGGGCGTTCCGGGGCCGCTTCGGCGTCACGCCCGGACGTCTGCGCCGCCTGGGCGAAGCGGCGCGCCAAGAAGGCCTGTCGGCGCTCGAACGGCCCGATGACGTCTGGGCCTGGTTACGCGGTCTCTGA
- a CDS encoding amidohydrolase family protein produces the protein MRTRYIRPSWRKICAGAVLAALTWTSAQAGTPTPFAPPTNADLVLYRDAILIDGTGAPARPHMDVLVSGERILSVFSDATRPAETKAKVVDLHGKYLMPGLIDSHVHLATPPNRRQAEAMLRRDLYGGVTAVRDMADDLRAIGDIARASRVGEIAASDVYYAALMAGPDFFNDPRTAQTTAGGEPGQVPWMQAVTDQTDLPLAVARAAGTSATAIKLYADLDSVLAGRITAEAHRQHLLVWSHATLYPAKPSEVVTAGVDAISHACLLVRETDPQAPQWAQPRHPVDLDTFRAGDNPVLARLFAVMVARGTILDATVWTYGAAPPAGPSSTPPLKPGSCDDVVGGAITRQAYRAGVQISAGTDNVAPATDPWPDLFHELSALVDRAGAPPSAVIRSATLVGARAAGQERDMGSLEPGKLANMIVLSKDPLASIDNLKTVVMTVKRGRVFTRDDFVPLREDDITDF, from the coding sequence ATGCGCACCCGATATATTCGTCCGAGCTGGCGTAAGATCTGCGCCGGCGCTGTTCTCGCCGCACTGACCTGGACCTCGGCCCAGGCTGGGACCCCTACGCCCTTCGCGCCGCCGACCAACGCCGACCTCGTCCTCTACCGCGACGCCATTCTGATTGACGGCACGGGCGCGCCCGCGCGTCCGCATATGGACGTGCTGGTCTCGGGCGAGCGGATCCTGAGCGTGTTTTCCGACGCGACGCGGCCGGCCGAGACCAAGGCCAAGGTCGTCGACCTGCACGGCAAATACCTGATGCCGGGCCTCATCGACTCGCACGTGCACCTGGCCACGCCGCCCAATCGCCGCCAAGCTGAGGCTATGCTGCGCCGGGACCTCTATGGCGGGGTGACAGCGGTTCGTGACATGGCCGACGATCTTCGCGCCATCGGTGACATCGCGCGGGCCAGTCGGGTCGGCGAGATCGCCGCGTCGGACGTCTACTACGCCGCGTTGATGGCCGGCCCCGACTTCTTCAACGACCCGCGCACGGCCCAGACCACGGCTGGCGGGGAGCCGGGCCAAGTCCCGTGGATGCAGGCTGTCACCGACCAGACGGACCTGCCGCTGGCCGTCGCCCGGGCGGCTGGAACGTCGGCCACTGCGATCAAGCTCTATGCCGACCTGGATTCGGTGCTTGCCGGCAGGATCACGGCCGAAGCGCATCGCCAACACCTACTCGTCTGGTCGCACGCCACGCTTTACCCGGCCAAGCCCTCAGAGGTGGTCACCGCCGGCGTCGATGCGATTTCCCACGCCTGCCTGCTGGTTCGTGAGACCGATCCGCAGGCTCCCCAGTGGGCCCAGCCCCGTCACCCGGTCGACCTCGACACGTTCAGGGCAGGGGACAATCCAGTGCTGGCGCGGCTGTTCGCCGTCATGGTCGCGCGCGGGACGATCCTCGATGCGACGGTGTGGACCTACGGCGCCGCGCCGCCTGCCGGCCCCAGCAGCACGCCGCCGCTGAAGCCGGGCTCCTGCGACGATGTGGTCGGTGGAGCGATCACCCGCCAGGCCTATCGGGCCGGGGTCCAGATCTCGGCCGGCACCGACAACGTCGCGCCGGCGACCGATCCCTGGCCGGACCTGTTCCACGAACTGTCGGCGCTGGTCGACCGAGCCGGTGCGCCGCCCAGCGCGGTGATCCGCTCGGCGACCCTGGTCGGCGCGCGGGCGGCCGGGCAGGAGCGTGACATGGGCAGCCTGGAGCCCGGCAAGCTCGCCAATATGATTGTGTTGTCCAAGGATCCGCTGGCGTCGATCGACAACCTGAAGACAGTGGTGATGACCGTGAAACGCGGGCGCGTCTTCACGCGTGATGACTTCGTTCCACTGCGGGAAGACGACATCACGGACTTCTGA